A single Crateriforma conspicua DNA region contains:
- a CDS encoding proton-conducting transporter transmembrane domain-containing protein, translated as MVEPNWLPVVATSVLPLLLVALALLPDRRANHWATGISRLVTNTLAVQWLVSVLAFAWVGWNRWLDPQAGVSQWSIGDTFRFLPFTSLLRLDGLAAIMLVLISTLAVVIARYSLRYLDGEAAQGRFFRWIAVATGSVSLLVLSSNLALFILFWVATSLSLHQLLVHYRHRPAAGIAAWKKFFISRLGDLCLIIAAVLLWQNFGTLDFQAMFASTAEAIGSAGVQTPVQVAVWLLIAGAATKSAQVPFHTWLPQTMETPTPVSALMHGGIVNAGGYLIIRTSPIVSQVPAALATLAMVGLVTAVFAALVMMTQTNIKRKLAYSTIAQMGFMMLQCGLGAFGVALLHLIAHSVFKANAFLASGELPRFDLADDKTGKSTGASHAADQAGDSSVSPVFARPLVSFAIIASQVALILTLLSVFGFDPLHKPGGIVLACVMSISLFALSMPRLSVSQSTSSGFGPTETQAGVMRWGQRLVGRSHAGLPRHRAIAARVVLMVAAYVAALTFVVFIASTDLSHAAMAPVQWAVGVVAILAFVGLAWIQRQVMWGDGQRWLALYVHVRNGFYVDAWLRRRIRLLPHE; from the coding sequence GTGGTCGAACCCAATTGGTTGCCTGTCGTGGCGACGTCGGTGTTGCCCCTGTTGTTGGTGGCTCTTGCTTTGTTGCCCGACCGCCGGGCCAACCACTGGGCGACCGGAATTTCGCGTCTGGTCACCAACACCTTGGCCGTGCAGTGGCTGGTCAGTGTGTTGGCGTTCGCGTGGGTCGGTTGGAATCGCTGGTTGGATCCCCAAGCCGGCGTCTCACAGTGGTCCATCGGCGATACGTTTCGCTTTTTGCCCTTCACGTCGCTTCTGCGTTTGGACGGCTTGGCGGCGATCATGCTGGTGTTGATCTCCACTCTGGCGGTGGTGATTGCACGGTACAGCCTTCGGTATCTGGACGGCGAGGCCGCCCAGGGGCGTTTCTTTCGCTGGATTGCGGTGGCAACCGGATCGGTCAGCTTGTTGGTGCTGTCCAGCAACCTGGCCTTGTTCATCTTGTTTTGGGTGGCCACCAGCCTGTCGCTTCACCAGTTGTTGGTCCACTATCGTCACCGACCTGCGGCCGGGATTGCCGCCTGGAAAAAGTTCTTCATCAGTCGGTTGGGCGATCTCTGTTTGATCATCGCGGCGGTCCTGCTGTGGCAGAATTTTGGCACCTTGGACTTTCAAGCGATGTTCGCGTCGACCGCGGAGGCCATCGGTTCGGCGGGCGTTCAGACTCCGGTGCAAGTCGCTGTTTGGCTTTTGATCGCCGGTGCCGCGACCAAGTCGGCCCAGGTGCCGTTCCACACTTGGTTGCCACAAACCATGGAAACGCCGACGCCGGTTTCGGCCCTGATGCACGGCGGGATCGTCAACGCGGGCGGTTATCTGATCATTCGAACCAGCCCCATCGTTTCGCAGGTGCCAGCGGCCTTGGCGACCCTGGCAATGGTGGGTTTGGTGACCGCGGTCTTCGCCGCACTGGTGATGATGACGCAAACCAACATCAAGCGAAAGTTGGCGTATTCGACGATCGCACAGATGGGATTCATGATGTTGCAATGCGGCTTGGGCGCCTTCGGTGTCGCTCTGCTGCACCTGATCGCCCATTCGGTTTTCAAGGCCAACGCATTCTTGGCCAGCGGTGAATTGCCTCGATTCGATTTGGCTGACGACAAGACCGGGAAATCCACCGGCGCATCCCATGCAGCGGATCAGGCCGGTGATTCATCGGTCTCGCCCGTGTTTGCCAGGCCTTTGGTTTCCTTTGCCATCATTGCGTCACAGGTGGCTTTGATTTTGACGTTGCTAAGCGTTTTCGGTTTCGATCCGTTGCACAAACCCGGTGGGATCGTTCTCGCCTGCGTCATGTCTATATCACTGTTTGCATTGTCGATGCCCCGGTTGTCGGTGTCTCAAAGCACGTCGTCAGGATTCGGACCGACGGAAACACAGGCGGGCGTGATGCGTTGGGGCCAACGTCTTGTCGGTCGCTCACACGCGGGACTACCCCGTCACCGAGCGATCGCCGCTCGGGTGGTGCTGATGGTGGCGGCCTACGTCGCCGCTTTAACGTTTGTCGTGTTCATCGCGTCGACCGATTTATCGCACGCCGCGATGGCTCCGGTGCAATGGGCTGTCGGTGTGGTGGCCATCCTTGCCTTTGTCGGCTTGGCTTGGATCCAGCGACAGGTCATGTGGGGAGACGGTCAGCGCTGGTTGGCTCTTTACGTTCACGTTCGAAATGGCTTCTACGTCGATGCATGGTTGCGTCGTCGGATCCGCCTGCTTCCACACGAATGA
- a CDS encoding helix-turn-helix transcriptional regulator, whose product MPAVDPIPTAHRWTFLTNHAHVLIVLHGQPDLVLREVAVRVGITERAVQRIVQELEEEGFLRREKVGRQNHYHVITDQPLRHPIEAHRDIGDLLELITKAGSGGPL is encoded by the coding sequence GTGCCCGCGGTGGATCCGATACCGACGGCGCACCGGTGGACGTTCCTGACGAATCACGCGCACGTGCTGATTGTGCTGCACGGACAGCCCGATTTGGTGCTACGCGAAGTCGCCGTTCGGGTCGGGATCACCGAACGCGCGGTCCAGCGGATCGTCCAAGAATTGGAAGAAGAGGGGTTTCTGCGGCGAGAAAAGGTCGGCCGCCAAAACCATTACCACGTCATCACCGACCAGCCGCTGCGCCACCCGATTGAGGCGCATCGTGATATCGGCGATCTGTTGGAATTGATCACCAAAGCGGGCTCCGGCGGCCCGTTATAG
- a CDS encoding CRTAC1 family protein, translated as MNEPIRDENTEDDAIIGVALRRSVLIIGLLAIAGGLMWLVFAESPEPPKPQVFETVNPELRQQASDLPTLTMTDVSDSAGVDFLHHTGRAGEKLLPETMGSGVAVLDFNGDGHQDLFWVNGDDWPWSESPSDPPPTCRLFQGDGQGNFTDVSEDQGAALKLYGMGVATADFDNDGDADLFVSAVGKNRLLRNDDGRFVEITDAAGVAGADDAWSTSCGFFDFDRDGYLDLFVCNYVAWDRDSDLSQNFTLDGINRAYGPPRAFNGTFSYLYRNNGDGTFADVSQAAGIQIRNPDTDVPLGKAMGLAPVDVNDDGWIDIIVANDTVRNFLFENQGDGTFVEVGQLCGIAYDRSGNARGAMGIDCSRFRSDGTLAVGIGNFANEASALYMTRPGRDQFVDAAMFTGFGPPTRQGLTFGLFFFDADLDGRPDVLGANGHLEDDIAKTQSTQRYHQPPQLFWNAGPDAGTELVLTSAEQTGDGFQQPIVGRGAAYGDFDDDGDPDVVISTSGGPARVFRNDQQTGHHFLKVRLIGTESNRDAIGANVTLTSGDAVVSQTVMPTRSYLSQCQKELIFGLGDVDQVDSIRVAWPSGNVESFDADAVDSTVVFREGDGLAVSDPDDRCSL; from the coding sequence GTGAACGAACCGATTCGAGATGAAAACACCGAAGACGACGCCATCATCGGCGTCGCCCTACGTCGGTCGGTCTTGATCATCGGTCTGCTGGCGATCGCCGGCGGTTTGATGTGGTTGGTGTTTGCGGAATCCCCGGAACCGCCCAAGCCACAAGTCTTCGAAACGGTCAACCCGGAACTGCGTCAACAGGCGTCCGACCTGCCCACGCTGACGATGACCGACGTCAGCGATTCCGCCGGCGTCGATTTTTTGCATCACACCGGCCGCGCCGGTGAAAAATTGTTGCCCGAAACGATGGGCAGCGGTGTGGCCGTGCTCGATTTCAATGGCGACGGCCACCAGGATCTTTTCTGGGTCAACGGTGACGATTGGCCCTGGTCCGAATCGCCCTCCGATCCGCCGCCGACCTGCCGTCTGTTCCAAGGCGACGGTCAAGGCAACTTCACCGATGTTTCGGAAGACCAGGGCGCGGCGTTGAAGCTGTACGGCATGGGCGTGGCCACGGCCGATTTTGACAACGACGGTGACGCGGATCTGTTCGTCAGTGCGGTCGGAAAAAATCGTCTGCTACGCAACGACGACGGTCGCTTTGTGGAAATCACCGATGCCGCCGGTGTCGCCGGCGCCGACGATGCGTGGAGCACCAGTTGCGGATTCTTTGATTTCGACCGCGACGGCTACTTGGACTTGTTTGTTTGCAACTACGTCGCGTGGGATCGCGATTCGGATCTGTCCCAGAACTTTACGCTCGATGGGATCAATCGGGCGTACGGTCCCCCGCGGGCATTCAACGGCACGTTCAGCTATCTGTATCGCAACAACGGCGATGGGACCTTTGCCGACGTCTCACAGGCCGCGGGAATACAGATTCGCAATCCCGATACGGATGTGCCGCTGGGTAAAGCGATGGGGCTGGCACCGGTCGATGTCAACGATGATGGTTGGATCGACATCATCGTCGCCAACGACACCGTGCGGAACTTTCTGTTCGAAAACCAGGGCGATGGCACGTTTGTCGAAGTCGGCCAATTATGTGGCATCGCCTATGACCGCAGCGGCAATGCACGCGGTGCGATGGGTATTGATTGCAGCCGTTTCCGAAGCGACGGAACCTTGGCGGTGGGCATCGGTAACTTTGCCAATGAGGCCAGTGCGCTTTACATGACACGGCCTGGTCGAGATCAGTTTGTCGATGCGGCGATGTTCACCGGATTTGGCCCGCCGACCCGGCAAGGCTTGACGTTCGGCCTGTTCTTCTTTGATGCGGATCTTGACGGTCGGCCCGATGTTCTGGGTGCCAACGGGCACCTGGAGGATGACATTGCCAAGACACAGTCGACCCAACGATACCATCAGCCGCCGCAGTTGTTTTGGAACGCGGGCCCCGATGCGGGAACCGAACTGGTTCTGACATCAGCCGAACAAACGGGCGACGGATTTCAACAGCCGATCGTCGGACGCGGCGCCGCCTATGGTGATTTCGATGACGACGGCGATCCCGACGTGGTGATTTCCACCAGCGGTGGACCGGCGCGTGTTTTTCGAAACGACCAACAGACCGGTCATCACTTCTTGAAGGTGCGGCTGATCGGAACGGAAAGCAACCGTGATGCGATCGGTGCGAACGTGACTCTGACGTCGGGCGATGCGGTCGTGTCCCAGACGGTGATGCCGACCCGCAGTTACCTCAGCCAGTGTCAAAAGGAATTGATCTTTGGGCTTGGCGACGTTGATCAAGTCGATTCCATCCGTGTTGCATGGCCCAGTGGTAACGTGGAATCGTTTGACGCCGATGCAGTGGATTCGACCGTTGTCTTTCGCGAAGGCGACGGGCTGGCGGTCAGCGATCCCGACGACCGATGCAGTCTATAA
- the ilvC gene encoding ketol-acid reductoisomerase — translation MAATVYYDNDADLSHLKGKKIAILGYGSQGHAQAQNLRDSGCDVVIGQRPGSANYDLAVSHGFKPMSIADATKAADVINILLPDEVQGDIYRDSIRDNLSEGNILMCSHGFNIHFGQIVPPAGIDTMLVAPKGPGHLVRSEYEKGGGVPALLALGDGASDETKQIGLAYAKGIGGTRGGVIQTTFAEETETDLFGEQVVLCGGVSELVKAGFDTLVEAGYQPEMAYFECMHELKLIVDLLYEGGLSYMRYSISNTAEYGDYSTGPRIITDETKAEMKKVLLEIQNGTFARNWILENRGGAPFFKATRRRERQHGVEQVGKGLRRMMNWIDEKEVD, via the coding sequence ATGGCCGCAACGGTTTATTACGACAACGATGCCGACCTGTCCCATTTGAAGGGCAAGAAGATTGCCATCTTGGGATACGGTTCCCAAGGTCACGCCCAAGCACAAAACCTGCGAGACAGCGGCTGTGACGTTGTCATCGGTCAGCGTCCCGGATCGGCCAATTATGACTTGGCCGTTTCGCATGGATTCAAGCCGATGTCGATCGCCGATGCGACCAAGGCGGCCGATGTGATCAACATCCTGTTGCCCGATGAAGTCCAAGGCGACATCTATCGTGATTCGATTCGCGATAACTTGTCCGAAGGCAACATCTTGATGTGCAGCCACGGCTTCAACATCCACTTCGGCCAAATCGTGCCGCCCGCCGGGATCGACACCATGCTGGTCGCCCCCAAAGGCCCCGGACACTTGGTCCGCAGCGAGTACGAAAAGGGTGGCGGTGTCCCCGCCCTGTTGGCCCTGGGTGATGGTGCCAGCGATGAAACCAAGCAAATTGGTTTGGCCTACGCCAAAGGCATCGGCGGCACCCGCGGTGGTGTGATCCAAACCACGTTCGCCGAAGAAACCGAGACCGACTTGTTCGGTGAACAGGTGGTGTTGTGTGGTGGCGTCAGCGAACTGGTCAAAGCCGGTTTTGATACGCTGGTCGAAGCCGGTTACCAGCCGGAAATGGCCTACTTCGAATGCATGCACGAACTGAAGCTGATCGTCGATCTGTTGTACGAAGGCGGGCTCAGCTACATGCGTTACAGTATCAGCAACACTGCTGAATACGGTGACTACAGCACCGGACCTCGCATCATCACCGACGAAACCAAGGCGGAGATGAAGAAGGTCTTGCTGGAAATCCAAAACGGCACCTTCGCACGCAACTGGATCTTGGAGAATCGTGGCGGTGCTCCGTTCTTCAAGGCCACTCGTCGCCGTGAACGCCAGCACGGCGTTGAACAAGTCGGCAAGGGTTTGCGTCGAATGATGAACTGGATCGACGAAAAGGAAGTCGACTGA
- the ilvN gene encoding acetolactate synthase small subunit: protein MSNPPHRHVLSALVQNVPGVLAHISGMLASRGYNIDSLAVGETEDRRLSRMTFVVVGDDRVVEQVRKQLEKIVTVVRVQDISSRDFVERDLLLVKVKAPAGPKRSEVRELVDIFRGAIVDVGPEEVMIEISGRENKVQAFIERMRPYGIVELVRTGRVAMVRGASGPAITEEPPTSDVGTIRRFTTA from the coding sequence ATGTCTAACCCTCCGCACCGTCACGTTTTATCGGCTCTGGTCCAGAACGTCCCCGGCGTGCTGGCCCATATCAGCGGCATGCTGGCCTCGCGTGGCTACAACATCGATTCGCTGGCCGTCGGCGAAACCGAAGACCGACGATTGTCACGCATGACATTTGTCGTGGTCGGCGACGATCGCGTGGTCGAACAGGTACGGAAACAGCTAGAAAAGATCGTCACGGTCGTCCGCGTCCAAGACATCAGCAGCCGCGATTTCGTCGAACGCGATCTGTTGCTGGTCAAAGTCAAAGCGCCCGCCGGCCCGAAACGCAGCGAAGTCCGCGAATTGGTGGACATCTTCCGCGGTGCGATCGTCGATGTCGGTCCGGAAGAAGTGATGATCGAAATCAGCGGTCGGGAAAACAAGGTCCAAGCGTTTATCGAACGCATGCGTCCCTACGGAATCGTCGAACTGGTCCGCACCGGTCGCGTCGCCATGGTCCGCGGTGCCAGCGGACCGGCCATCACCGAAGAACCGCCGACGTCCGACGTCGGTACGATTCGTCGCTTCACGACCGCCTGA
- a CDS encoding segregation and condensation protein A → MNFRIDLPAYRGPIDLLLYLVRRQEVALTQISLAKIVQQYLEYLDILKALDLGDVGDFLDLASTLVEMKSHAVLPKIVEETEDETLEDPQDELIERLLQYKEIRDAAAVLDEMSQRWQERFERMSDDLPSRRVDPGDQPIVDLEIWDLVSAFGRIMRESAGPPPTEVIYDDTPIHVYMQQIHTQLRDHARIPLIDLVTGGEHKSALIGWFLATLELTRHHGAAVEQDDFGEVYVVRTDHYSDDLAVHEVDNYSAEGLDNTNLPKSSPAVTPTSGQTASEPTQSGDEADPTQSGEETES, encoded by the coding sequence ATGAATTTTCGCATCGACTTGCCCGCTTATCGTGGTCCGATCGACCTGCTGCTGTACTTGGTCCGCCGCCAGGAGGTGGCCCTGACACAGATCTCGCTGGCGAAAATCGTCCAACAGTACCTGGAATATTTGGACATCCTGAAAGCCCTGGACCTGGGGGACGTCGGGGATTTTCTGGACCTCGCGTCGACCTTGGTGGAGATGAAAAGCCATGCGGTGCTGCCAAAAATCGTCGAGGAAACCGAAGACGAAACCCTGGAGGACCCGCAGGACGAACTGATCGAACGGCTGCTGCAGTACAAGGAAATCCGCGACGCGGCCGCCGTCCTGGATGAAATGAGCCAACGGTGGCAGGAAAGGTTCGAGCGGATGTCCGACGACCTGCCCAGCCGTCGCGTGGACCCGGGCGACCAGCCGATCGTCGATCTGGAAATCTGGGATTTGGTCAGCGCGTTTGGTCGCATCATGCGGGAATCGGCCGGCCCGCCGCCGACGGAGGTCATCTATGACGACACACCGATCCACGTGTACATGCAACAGATCCACACCCAATTACGTGACCACGCAAGAATCCCGCTGATCGACTTGGTCACCGGCGGAGAACACAAATCGGCGTTGATCGGATGGTTTCTGGCCACACTGGAACTGACCCGTCACCACGGCGCGGCGGTCGAACAGGACGACTTTGGCGAAGTCTATGTGGTCCGCACCGACCACTACAGCGACGACTTGGCGGTACACGAGGTGGACAACTATTCCGCCGAAGGATTGGACAACACGAATTTGCCCAAATCCAGCCCCGCCGTGACGCCGACCAGCGGCCAAACCGCCTCCGAGCCGACGCAAAGCGGCGATGAAGCCGACCCAACGCAAAGCGGCGAAGAAACAGAATCTTGA
- a CDS encoding aminotransferase class I/II-fold pyridoxal phosphate-dependent enzyme: protein MSNTFNPDTPNIDAPAIEPPTTDPPPHPFEVSFASRVHRLPPYMFGRINNSLYQKRRAGDDVIDLGMGNPSDPPDPVVIQKLADAAADPGNHGYSKSNGIANLRREVAGKYHRKYGVRLDPEHEVIACLGSKEGFSHMCLALMGPGDTAIIPSPYFPVHMYGVILASGNVVALDVADSEKFLSNVAYTCENMTPVPKVLIVNYPHNPSSAVIEPEFFVEVVRLAKKYGLMVIHDFAYADVAFDGYQPPSFLSAPGAKDVGVEFTTMSKGYNMAGWRVGFCAGNAEMIRGLGTIKGYYDYGMFQAIQIAAIVALRATEATVENQSLIYQGRRDALVSGLRRLGWNVTPPKAGMFVWAEVPEPWKSSMSTMDFAMKLLEEGNVAVSPGSGFGTAGEGYLRMSLVENEQRLRQAVRQIGKCLSQSKTPACT, encoded by the coding sequence ATGTCCAATACGTTCAATCCAGACACACCCAATATCGACGCACCGGCGATCGAACCGCCGACTACCGATCCGCCGCCACACCCGTTCGAGGTCAGCTTTGCTTCGCGAGTGCACCGGTTGCCGCCCTACATGTTTGGGCGAATCAACAATTCGCTGTACCAAAAACGACGTGCCGGCGATGACGTCATCGACCTGGGCATGGGCAACCCGTCCGATCCGCCCGATCCGGTCGTGATTCAAAAGCTGGCCGATGCCGCCGCCGATCCGGGTAACCACGGATACAGCAAGTCCAACGGGATTGCCAATCTGCGCCGCGAGGTGGCCGGAAAATACCATCGCAAGTACGGCGTTCGGCTGGATCCGGAACATGAGGTGATCGCTTGTTTGGGGTCCAAGGAGGGCTTTTCACACATGTGTCTGGCGCTGATGGGCCCCGGGGACACCGCGATCATTCCGTCGCCCTATTTTCCGGTGCACATGTACGGCGTCATCTTGGCTTCGGGCAATGTCGTGGCGTTGGACGTCGCCGATAGCGAGAAATTTCTAAGCAACGTTGCTTACACCTGCGAAAACATGACGCCGGTGCCCAAGGTGCTGATCGTCAACTATCCGCACAATCCGTCCAGCGCGGTCATCGAGCCGGAATTCTTCGTCGAAGTCGTCCGCTTGGCCAAAAAGTACGGCTTGATGGTCATCCACGATTTTGCCTATGCCGACGTCGCCTTTGACGGATACCAGCCACCCAGCTTCCTGAGCGCACCGGGCGCGAAGGATGTCGGTGTCGAATTCACGACGATGAGCAAGGGCTATAACATGGCCGGCTGGCGAGTCGGCTTTTGCGCGGGCAATGCGGAAATGATTCGTGGCCTGGGCACGATCAAAGGCTACTACGATTACGGCATGTTCCAGGCGATCCAAATCGCGGCCATCGTCGCGCTGCGGGCCACCGAGGCGACGGTGGAAAACCAATCGCTGATCTATCAAGGCCGACGCGATGCTTTGGTCAGCGGGCTGCGTCGTTTGGGATGGAACGTCACGCCACCCAAGGCCGGCATGTTCGTCTGGGCGGAAGTCCCCGAACCGTGGAAGTCGTCGATGTCGACGATGGACTTTGCAATGAAGCTGTTGGAAGAAGGCAATGTCGCGGTCAGTCCCGGCAGCGGATTCGGCACCGCCGGTGAAGGCTATCTGCGGATGTCCTTAGTGGAAAACGAACAGCGTTTGCGTCAGGCCGTCCGCCAGATCGGCAAATGCTTGTCTCAAAGCAAAACGCCCGCTTGCACCTGA
- a CDS encoding peptidylprolyl isomerase, which yields MPLEFAVLRPWMVTLVRRLGLSVFVAMVFIAAWDRPVVAQQASTAAATAPATAGGKSRVVATVNADPITEKVLADETMRRYGSDIVDAMVNRYLILQACQQRGIEITKQEVSDEIARQAAKFRLDMGGLLQLLQEERNVSAAEYSNDVVWPMLALRRLVADKIEVTEEEFNKQYLARYGEAVKCRMIVTKDRQKAEQVLAQAKSDPAKFTELAKSFSEDEISASVGGLIPPIRRYTGQPDFETAVFDLQDGGVTDILQVGDEWMILQAVRRIPAATPAPQAIPAIREQIADEIRDEKIRVAAAGLFEQLQSEANVKKVFGDPAAEKQHPGVAALVNNQPLTIAQVAEEAVRRHGEEVLQGEINRRLLTQALRSNGVTVAAADLTAETERAAIAFGFTKPDGSADIQSWLQSVVSDGDTTEDIYVRDAVWPSVALRKLVESEVQLNDEELKRGFDSAYGPKVEVLAIVLGDQRTAQKVWQMARDNPTPQFFGELAQQYSIEPSSASNAGLVPPIRKHGGQPAIEKEAFSLKPGQLSGIVATGDKYIIMRCQGFTKPVVSDFDAVREELVRDLSEKKLAQAMASKFDELKENASIENFFAVAKKAAATTRR from the coding sequence CGTCGACCGCAGCAGCGACTGCACCCGCGACTGCCGGTGGAAAGAGCCGAGTGGTGGCGACCGTCAACGCCGACCCGATCACCGAGAAGGTCTTGGCCGACGAAACGATGCGACGCTACGGCAGCGACATCGTCGACGCCATGGTCAATCGCTATCTGATTTTGCAAGCATGTCAGCAGCGTGGCATCGAAATCACCAAGCAAGAAGTCAGCGACGAAATCGCTCGTCAGGCTGCCAAGTTCCGCTTGGACATGGGCGGGCTGCTGCAGCTGCTGCAAGAAGAACGCAACGTCAGTGCCGCTGAATATAGCAACGACGTCGTCTGGCCCATGTTGGCACTGCGACGTTTGGTGGCCGACAAGATCGAAGTCACCGAAGAAGAATTCAATAAACAGTATCTGGCTCGCTACGGCGAAGCGGTCAAGTGCCGGATGATCGTGACCAAGGATCGACAGAAAGCCGAACAAGTGCTGGCCCAAGCCAAATCCGATCCGGCGAAGTTTACCGAACTGGCCAAGAGTTTCAGCGAAGACGAAATCAGCGCCAGCGTCGGTGGTTTGATCCCACCGATTCGCCGCTACACCGGACAGCCGGATTTCGAAACCGCCGTGTTTGATCTTCAGGATGGCGGAGTCACTGATATTCTGCAGGTCGGCGACGAATGGATGATCCTGCAAGCGGTCCGGCGTATTCCCGCCGCCACCCCGGCACCCCAAGCCATCCCCGCGATTCGTGAGCAAATCGCGGACGAGATCCGCGACGAAAAAATTCGCGTCGCCGCGGCCGGTTTGTTCGAGCAACTGCAAAGCGAAGCCAATGTCAAAAAGGTCTTCGGCGATCCGGCGGCGGAAAAACAGCACCCCGGTGTTGCCGCCCTGGTCAACAACCAACCGCTGACGATTGCACAGGTTGCCGAGGAAGCGGTTCGTCGCCACGGCGAAGAAGTTCTGCAAGGCGAAATCAATCGTCGTCTTTTGACGCAAGCCCTTCGCAGCAATGGTGTCACCGTTGCCGCCGCCGACCTGACCGCCGAAACCGAACGTGCCGCGATCGCGTTCGGGTTCACCAAGCCCGACGGTTCGGCCGACATCCAAAGCTGGCTGCAATCGGTGGTAAGCGATGGAGACACGACCGAGGACATCTATGTTCGCGATGCCGTTTGGCCCAGCGTCGCGCTGCGTAAGTTGGTCGAATCGGAAGTCCAATTGAACGACGAAGAACTGAAACGCGGATTCGATTCCGCATACGGACCCAAGGTGGAAGTCCTGGCGATCGTTCTGGGCGATCAGCGGACGGCGCAAAAGGTATGGCAGATGGCCCGCGATAACCCGACGCCGCAGTTCTTTGGCGAATTGGCCCAACAATACAGCATCGAACCGTCGTCGGCGTCCAACGCCGGGCTGGTGCCGCCGATCCGCAAACACGGCGGCCAGCCGGCGATCGAAAAGGAAGCCTTTTCGTTGAAGCCGGGGCAATTGAGCGGCATTGTGGCCACCGGTGACAAATACATCATCATGCGTTGCCAGGGTTTTACCAAACCGGTCGTCAGCGATTTCGATGCGGTCCGCGAAGAACTGGTTCGCGACCTGTCGGAAAAGAAGTTGGCCCAAGCGATGGCGTCGAAGTTTGACGAGTTGAAGGAAAACGCCAGCATTGAAAATTTCTTTGCGGTCGCCAAAAAGGCCGCGGCGACCACGCGTCGCTGA